The following DNA comes from Candidatus Eisenbacteria bacterium.
GTCGCCGAAGGTCTCGTAGAAGTCGCCCATCCGGAAGAGGAGGATGCTCTCCGGATGCTCCGCCTTGAGCCGGCGGTACTGCTCGAACATCGGGGTTTCCACGGCCACGCTACCGCGGAACGATCGTGAACGAGAATCCGCGCTCGCGGCGGAGGCGCTCGCCCAGGGCGCGCGCCTCGTCGCGCGTCGTGAACGCGCCCGCGCGGACCCGGAAGACCGGAGGGTCCTCGCTCCCCTGCTTCACCGACACGTCCTCGACGCCCGCGAGCTTCAGGTCGCGCGCCAGCGACTCTGCGAGATCCCGCCGGCTGAAGGCCCCGATCTGGACGGCGAATCCTCCGCGGAGCGCGAGCGGGCCGACCGGAGGCGCGGGACCGAGCCGAATTCCCCGGTCGCGCACGCGGGCGGCCTCGTAGGACTCGGGGTAGCGCTGCATGACCTGGCGGAAGACGCCGGCCGCGTCGCCCGACCGGCCGGCCGCCTCGAGGCTCACGCCCATCGCGTAGAGCGCCTGAGGCGCGTACTCCCCCTTCGGGTGCTTCGCGATGAGGTCGCGCAGGGCCTCGCCCGCCTGCGCGGGACGGTTCGAGCGGAGGGCCGCCTGCGAGACCGCGAAGTAGTACGCCTCTTCCTGGGGCGACTCTTTGAGATCCGATTCGCACGAGTGGAGGAGCTGGAGCGCGCCGTCGGCGTCCCCGCGCGCGAGCTGCGAGAGGCCGAGCTGAACGAGCGCCTGCCGTCCCGTGAAGTCGCGCTCCACTCCGGGGGAGAACGTGTTGAGGAGCCGCTCCGCCTCCCCGTACTCGCCCCGCACGTAGCGCACGCGCGCGTAGGCGAGCGAGACCTCGCGACGATGGCGTCCCTTGGGGAACACGCGAAGGTACTCGGCGAGCGCATTCCCATAGGCCTCGCCGTCCTCGATCAGAAGCGCGTTCAGGTAGGCGAAGTCGTCCTCCTTTCCTCGCGGCACTCTGCCCGCGGGAATCGGAGCGAGGAGCTGGCGGGCGTCCTCGACACGTCCGTTCGCGAGCGCTTCCGCCGCCGCGGCGATGGCGGCCCCTTCGGCGGACGCGGGCTTTGCCGCGGCGGGAGCCTTCTTCGTGGCGCGCGGCTGCGAGACGGCCTGATCGAGAGCGAGCGGCGTCACCGCGATCAGGGCGGCGAGGACCGTGAGGGTCGCGACGAGCGGCCCGCGGCTCCGGCGCCCTCGTCGCGGGAGGATCCTCCGGCTCACGCCGGGACCCACGCGAAGCAGTGCGGGCAGCGGGACCAGTATTCCTCGGACTCCCGTCCGCACGTCGAGCAGACGTAGACCTCGCCGGACCCGAGATTCCGCATCAGGGACTGCATCTCGTCGAGCGCTCGGGTGAGGTCGCCGCGCCTCCTGTGCAGCTCCGCGATCAGG
Coding sequences within:
- a CDS encoding SPOR domain-containing protein; this encodes MSRRILPRRGRRSRGPLVATLTVLAALIAVTPLALDQAVSQPRATKKAPAAAKPASAEGAAIAAAAEALANGRVEDARQLLAPIPAGRVPRGKEDDFAYLNALLIEDGEAYGNALAEYLRVFPKGRHRREVSLAYARVRYVRGEYGEAERLLNTFSPGVERDFTGRQALVQLGLSQLARGDADGALQLLHSCESDLKESPQEEAYYFAVSQAALRSNRPAQAGEALRDLIAKHPKGEYAPQALYAMGVSLEAAGRSGDAAGVFRQVMQRYPESYEAARVRDRGIRLGPAPPVGPLALRGGFAVQIGAFSRRDLAESLARDLKLAGVEDVSVKQGSEDPPVFRVRAGAFTTRDEARALGERLRRERGFSFTIVPR